GCGGGCCTGAGGCCTGGCTTCATTCACTGCCAGCACCCGGCCCTCGACCTGACGGCCGTTCAGCATGGAGATGGCCTTTTGCCCCTCCAGCTTGGTCTCCATCTCTACGAAACCGAAGCCCCGGGGTTGACCGGTCTGCCGGTCAGTGATGATTTTAGCTGAAGCTACGTGGCCGGCCTCGGTGAAAAGCTCCTTGAGCTCGGTTTCAGTCATTTCCATA
This genomic window from Desulfobaccales bacterium contains:
- a CDS encoding RNA-binding protein, which codes for MIKLYVGNLPMEMTETELKELFTEAGHVASAKIITDRQTGQPRGFGFVEMETKLEGQKAISMLNGRQVEGRVLAVNEARPQARGGAGGGGGGRGGGGGGYGGGGGRGGGGRGGGYR